One window of the Phycodurus eques isolate BA_2022a chromosome 7, UOR_Pequ_1.1, whole genome shotgun sequence genome contains the following:
- the pld3 gene encoding 5'-3' exonuclease PLD3 — translation MKIDVPYEKLADVGRRRSNSDGKAQTFSCCLVALAATASLLLAATALYNLLAPAVTPDVGGDLRPGPKESCSDPCEISLVESIPEGVRFNSSEPSHGSIYRAWLRLMVQARSSVDIASFYWTLTNQDTGTHEPTADQGENVLKNLAELSESLSVRIAVSAPQGSRPGEDLRRLNASGAAIRLVKMRQLTTGVLHTKFWVVDNKHIYIGSANMDWRSLTQVKELGVVVYNCSCLAADLGKIFEAYWFLGDSASVPSPWPSSFSTLYNKDTPLQLTLNNTPSNVYLTSSPPSLCAAGRTSDLESILSVMEDAQSFIYIAVMNYLPTVEFSRPKRYWADIDTQLRRVAYEKRVRVRLLISCWSSTPPAMFPFLKSLASVYEPKSKLDIRVRLFVVPASAEQKQIPFARVNHNKYMVTDQVAYIGTSNWSGDYFVNTAGSALVVNQTASSSPEPSVQSQLRAVFERDWNSAYSFPLTQHTDAKDACEAASFPTAPAPLKNFNTRNDTAV, via the exons ATGAAGATCGACGTTCCCTATGAAAAG TTGGCGGACGTCGGGCGCAGGCGGTCGAACTCGGACGGCAAAGCTCAAACG TTCTCCTGCTGCCTGGTGGCGCTGGCCGCCACCGCCTCTTTGTTGCTCGCCGCCACGGCGCTCTACAACCTGCTAGCGCCCGCCGTGACGCCCGACGTCGGCGGTGACCTGCGACCGGGCCCGAAGGAGTCCTGCTCGGACCCCTGCGA GATCTCCCTGGTGGAGAGCATCCCCGAGGGCGTGCGCTTCAACTCCAGCGAGCCGTCTCACGGTTCCATCTACCGGGCGTGGCTGCGGCTGATGGTCCAGGCCCGCAGCAGCGTGGACATCGCCTCATTCTATTGGACGCTCACCAACCAAGACACGGGCACCCACGAGCCCACCGCAGATCAG GGCGAGAACGTCCTGAAGAACCTGGCCGAGCTGTCGGAATCCTTGTCGGTCCGCATCGCCGTCAGCGCGCCGCAGGGGAGTCGGCCCGGCGAAGACCTCAGACGGCTCAACGCTTCAG GAGCTGCCATCAGGCTGGTGAAGATGAGGCAGCTGACCACAGGGGTGCTACACACCAAATTCTGGGTGGTggacaacaaacacatttacatagGCAGCGCCAACATGGACTGGAGATCCCTCACGCAG GTGAAGGAGTTGGGCGTGGTGGTGTACAACTGCAGCTGCCTGGCAGCAGATCTGGGCAAGATCTTCGAGGCGTACTGGTTCCTGGGGGACAGCGCGTCCGTCCCGTCGCCCTGGCCCTCCAGCTTCTCCACCCTCTACAACAAGGACACGCCGCTGCAGCTGACACTCAACAACACGCCGTCCAACGTCTACTTGACC AGTTCTCCCCCGTCCTTGTGTGCTGCCGGCAGGACGTCAGACCTGGAGTCCATCCTGAGCGTGATGGAGGACGCTCAGAGTTTCATCTACATCGCCGTCATGAACTACTTGCCCACCGTGGAGTTCTCACGTCCTAAAAG GTACTGGGCAGACATTGACACCCAGCTGCGCCGCGTGGCCTACGAGAAGCGCGTGCGAGTGCGCCTGCTGATCAGCTGTTGGTCCAGTACGCCTCCCGCCATGTTCCCCTTTCTCAAGTCGCTGGCGTCGGTCTACGAGCCGAAGAGCAAGCTGGACATCCGGGTG CGGCTCTTCGTGGTTCCCGCCAGCGCCGAGCAGAAGCAGATCCCCTTCGCCAGGGTCAACCACAACAAGTACATGGTGACAGACCAGGTCGCTTATATCG GCACGTCCAACTGGTCCGGAGATTACTTCGTGAACACGGCGGGCTCCGCCCTGGTGGTCAACCAGACGGCGTCCTCGTCCCCGGAGCCCAGCGTCCAATCGCAGCTGAGGGCCGTGTTCGAGAGAGACTGGAACTCCGCCTACAGCTTCCCCCTCACGCAGCACACCGACGCCAAAGACGCCTGCGAGGCCGCATCCTTTCCAACCGCTCCTGCTCCGTTGAAGAACTTCAACACTAGGAACGATACTGCAGTCTGA